GAAATCATTTTGATCAAAAAGCAAGTCAATAATGTTGTGAATCGAATGGGTGAGAATACTGACAGGATGGGAAGCAGGTATACCAAGGAAACATCCTGCAATTATATACCTATCAAACAAATTCTCAGAACTACACGCTGACCCACAATGATGCACTCCATCATCTGACATGCTTTCACAAGGCTAATTCATATTCCACTCCTATAGAGCTCAGTCATGGTTAATATCACAAGCTTGTCATACAACTCATATCCCAGGGATGGACTATAGATTCTCATGCCATCTGGTCATGCATAACATCAAAAACTCCGTGTGTCCTAGTCAAACTGTAATCCTTTTGCACAATATTCCATGCACCCAAAACTACTATATACAGATTGAGCCACCAAGCAGGCCGAAAGTGCCATACTCCTTGAAGTTTAATGACCTAAATCTACAGAGAACTCCAATTTTAGCAAAAGGCTAATCATTAATGATCTAGTGCTTTAGCTCAGCTATCTTGATGAGcattcattcttggaataatCCAAAAGAATGATATAGTCTCATGTCCAGTAGCAATGATTCATCAACTATGTTAGCAGATTGACACAATTCAAACTTGAATTGGGCAGGCCAGACATCGCCCCACCAAAAAGATCCACTAGGAAAAATAAAACATCCCTAGTATATCTAGGAATTCATCATATCAAGTATGAAAACAGTTGTACAAACTTAAATAAATGCAGAAGCATAGCTTACCTAGATTCACTAAcacaaaatcaaaaccaaagcACTAAGCAACAGCATGATGTTCAAATCACAAGGAACTGTTAAACCAAGCATGGAAAATGAGAGAGCTCATAAAATGGATGGTAAAGTAAACTTAAACGAAATGTTTTTAGCTTTCAATTTCACTATACCAAGAAGAAGATTATGTTGCTCAGAGTTATGTTTACTTTTATCACCTAGTGTTTACTTTTTTGACAAGGTATCATCTTGagctttcttttcctttttctttttgttttgtttggGATCCTTTAGAAGCAGAGGGATTTTCCACTCAAAGACCAACAGTTATTACACCATGCAAGAAGTTACAGAGGAAGAGTTGAAGTAGAGGTAAAAAAATTAACCTGTTAGAAAATGGAAACTACATGACCCTTGCACATATATCTAGTCTCTACTTTGGTACAATTTACAGTTAGCCATCACTCTAATGCTGTTCAGCAGGTATCAGCGACCAAGAAAGGCAATCTACCAATATTCAAAGCATTCTGGTGATACAGCTCTAATTAGCCCTTAGCAGTATGATTGCTAAAATTGGCCTCCCTGCAATAAATAACTGGTGGAACTATACCATTGTTATTTTCAACTCCAAAGCAATCAATTCTCTGGGTGAAATGTTAGCCAGAACCTCTTTAACATTTTAACTGATCAATTTCTTAACTTTATGATTATAACTTCAGACAACTGTTATCTTTTGATAAATAGTAGGCAGTCAATGTTACAAGTGGAATCTTTCATCAATAGGCAAATTGAGTAGCACCTCCAGGACTAAGGTTTTACACTTGGGCGTTGAGGCAAGTTTGATGGATTTTCAACTATGTTTAGCACATATAACAAGTAACGTTCTGAAAAGAAGATCAGAACAACCAGCACTATTCTACATGAAGAAACAAGCAAATGCTTGCATGTCCATGCTATTCTATTTTTGACTTCTAAAAGTTGGTGATCTTTAAAGCATCATCTAATGATGATCCAAATAGCTTCTTAACCTATTTCTACCGGCAACCCTGATGTTTTTGTCAATTAGCATTTGATCGGAAGCTAAAGTTTTTGCAAAATTGACAAGTACATGAGATTGTGCAAAAGCTATACAATTAACAGGTAATTTAGTCCAATGGACAGCTTTATGCTAAGATAATGAAACATGAAATCACAATTTATTTCACAATAGATCAATTCATATACACAAGCTTGTAAATAACTAGGCAAATATAACTGTACATTGCACACAAGAAGAACCTCTTGCAACTATATGCGACAACAAATTAGATAAGCAATGGACTGAAGATAGTTGTCAACAGGGTGGAAACAAGAAAGAAATACGCACAAAAAACTGACTCAACCAGAAAAGGACTAGTATTCTTATTGCACACCCCAATTATATCAAGGCTCAATGAGGATAGAACAATGAGCATGTAAATGAAGGATAATCCTGTTTAAATGAGAAGAGAAGAGGATGTTAGAGGAACTACTAGGAAGAAACAAGGGCCTCTTTATTCCTTGTTACCAAATTTCTTAGCAATGATAGGTCGGACATCATCAACATCAGCCAGTGTCTCTAGGAATGGAAGTAAAGAAATTAGTGCAGAGTCTGAAGGGTCATCAAACCAACTCTTAATAGGAATCCCGTTATTCACTTGCAATCTGAAAACCTGAAATCAAGATGGGAAATTAATATTCAGTTGCATAAAACAATAGTCTTACTTCATGCTCAAATAAGCACTCTGCATATTGCTGTTCATGTCTCTTAAGTTTTCTCCAATTACCAACTAAACAcatcaaacttgaaaaaaactTGCAAACATCAAGAGACTATTTTTGTaacaaacaattttgaattctTCCTACAGAAGACTAGAGTAGCGCAGTGAAATGCCTGATAAAGgtgtttttttaattaagtaAGTGAGATTTCATTAAGGCATCCAGTAGATGCAAAGATACAAAAGGGGATCTGTCAGCTCAGTAAGAACAAAAACTTATAGAGCTAAGGAGCTGACAAAATCCAGGTAGTAATCTAAGTTATTTACAGGGGAAAAGTTAGCCCAGCTAAAAAGGTTAACCAAATAACTAGCCTTAAGCTTACAAATTGGAGTTAAAACTCCATCGAAACATCTCCTGTTTCTTTCATTCCAAATAACCCAGAAAATACAAGCTGGGGTCATGATCCAGATTTTCCCGATGGATTTTCTAACTTCCATAGATCTCCAACTAGTGTAGGCATAACTGACATTGAAGGGCATGGACCAACTTATACCAAAAAGCGCTAGGAACATGTTCCAAAAGTGTGTTGCAATTGGGCAGTGAAGCATAAGGTGGTTGATGCTTTCTGAAGTTGGCTGACACATGTAACACCTATTGACCAGGAATTTTAGTGACTTAATCTCACCAGTTCACTCCCCCCTACCGCCCATAACCAAAtttgaaaaggaaaacaaaagtAGAATTTGTCTCCATCTGTCTCACCAAAGGATAGgcatatacaacaacaactactactactacaCCTCAGTGGCTCAGTCTCAAAATTGGGGTTTGTTATAAATCCTCACTGAACATGTTTCTCCATTTATAATCTATTCAGGCCAACAttatacccaaaaaaaaaaaaaggacaagTACTAGACATTCTCTAGATTTCTAGTGGCATAAGATTATCTAACAGGGCTAAAAGACTCCTAGAAAGTATAGGACCTAAAGCAAACATATTAACCTGACTAAAGCATATTCCCAAGTAACAGGACCAGTGTATAATAATAGGTTTATCATCAAATACAAGATGCAAGTAGATTACCTGTGGGGAATTATCTACAATTACAACCTTTGCAAGATCAACACCTAATACTGTTAAATCCTTTGTATAACTTCCATCAGAGAAGATGCATGATTCACGATATGCTCGCCGTGAAATAATCTTTCCATCTGGATCCAGAATATCCAACAGTTGCTTCGCATATATGCTCTGACTAGCCGTAAAAATTACAATTTCAAACATCTCTGCAACTCTCTCCAAGAATGTCCGGAGATGAGGCCTCTGTTTCACATAGACAACGTGTTCTTTCATGCTGAAGAAAACGGGAAATGTGAAGTCTGCATCATCACAGTGCTCCAGTGTAGAATGAACAAGTGTTTCTGAAGACATGAAATGAATACACAAACTATTAGACCATCTCGTAGGAACCATGTCATACTCTGTAAACTATACGTCTGTACAAGAATGTACCAGGGTACTCCCTGCCGTAAAAGAATCTTAGTAACCAGCGCCCAGGTATAGCAAAGCTACACATTGCATCATTTCCAGAGTAACAAAAAATTGCAGCAAGACTAAAATGAGAAGTAAATTGGAGTACCCAAGTAGTGAATCTCACCATCTAGGTCAAGTACTAGGGTGATCGATTTGCATCTTTGTGATTCTTTTGGCAAAATATTCGGCCTCTCTAATATGTCTGGCAAATTTCTAATGAAAATATGTGGGTCAAAGCATTCTGCTTGATCAGATTCTAAATATGTGAAAGCATCAGATTGTTCGGATGATCTGAGCTGGTGAATTGCCATGTATAAGCTCGAATCATCTGACTGAATGGCAGATTCTCCAGATGTTCTGCACTCTTGACTATAGCTAGCTGCTGCAGTGTCTTCAAGAAAAGGCAGCAGCAAGTATTCCTCATCAACATTAGTAAAGATATTTGGTTCTTCACACTTGTACTCAGACAAGAATCTGTCAGTCAAACTGTCATCATAGATGGTTTCATCCTCGACAGCCATACAAGAAACAATCATATCAGAGATGTAAAAATCTGAAACATTGCACGTCTGATGTTCACACGAACTTCTGCTGCTATCACTGTCTTCAGTCTCCAATTGGGGTACATAAAAATCATTGCTTGCtgtaaaaaatcaaaaatacaaTAAGTTTATGTAAGAACGATCTTTTTTGCAAGAACTAGAAGAGAGAGAGTTGTGCTCCTCAGCTCTTATCATCTATGGCCCGAGGGGCTTTTGGCTGTTCGATAACATCCTTTTCAAGATCAGAAGAAATAAAGCAAATTTAAGGGAGGGTTGTTGATTTGCCTAAGAACTTTTTCAGGACgaagagaagaagaaacaaaatcTGTTTATGAATTTCACAATCAACAAAGGAATCCAACAAAATTGGAGGTGTACCTTCAACACTTGGTATATCAGACTCACTGTGCACCCCAACAGGCTCAACACTAGGTGAAAAGATGGTCTCTGAACTTGATTTGCAGATTACTATTGTAGACTCCTGCAGCGATTCCAAAACATGATAGGAAGGTACAAACATCAAACAAACATCAAAAATCAAATTGTCAACTTTTGGCATGCAGACACAAGTATGGCATAGAAAACTAACATGTATAAAACTGTCAGTGGATGGGAGCACATATCCTAGTGTCTATCAGCCCAATATTATGTGAATTAATAAAGTAAGAATGTGTGAGTTATATTATGTGAATCATTATCTCTGCCAAAAAAATTTATGTGAATTATCTATTTCTTTCTAGCTGTTTATGTTGTACTCAACAATAACAACTATGACTCAATCTCAAGCTAGTTGGGGTCGGCTTTTGTTGTACTCAACTTGTGCATTATTCTTTTTCTTGAGCCAAACAATCAAGCATGAGTTGAGTACAACAAAAGCAGCTAGAAACAAATGCATAATCAAAGAAAGTGTACAAGATAAAGCATGAAACCACATAGTAATCTGTAGATTGAAGGGTCTCTCAATGACCTTTATTTTATGGGTAAATAAGGCTGTCAATGTGTCCAACACTCTGGCAACTAGATACTGAAATATCAGGTTAAATTATTTGTGTTGGATATTTAACAAGCATTATTTACTTCTGAGATAAATTATTATACTTTGATTTCACCATAATGAATTTCTATTTATGGGAATATCTGGGCTCTAATTACAGCAGCCTTTGCATTGGGGTTTTGTTATGACCCACTCAATTTTTGCAAGATGAAATTTATCTTCCCACAATTTCCAAAATCAGTTTTATTCAATTATGAAATCTATGTTTAAAAGTTCTTATATATTTGCTTAACATATATTACCTGTAAAGGAACACAGGAAAGGCTTCTTTACTGAAAAGACGTGTTATAATTTGCTCATGAGGGAGTCATATCAGCGGCATTTTGGTTTCTGGAAACAAGTTTGGAACTCTAAAGCACCATGAAAGTGAACTGTTTTGTATGGTCAGTGGCTAGGAAGGCTTACTCAACTAAAGACAATCTACAAAGAAGGGGATTCCAATAGAAAACAGATGTGTGAAGAAGAGTTTGTTGACCATTTATTTCTATATTGTCCTACCAGTACACAGCTGTAGCAgtctttcttgattttttggGGCATCAAATGGGTAATGCTAGGTAATACATCAGATTTACCGTCATGTTGAACAGGAAAGGTCTTTAAACACAATACCAGCATCCATATGGTGGTGTGTTTGGAAAGAGAGAAACAAGAGATGTCTTGAAGGACAGAAGAGCTCAGTCTTGAAGATCAAGTCAGATTGCATTTTGTGGGTATCTTTTTGGTTTAAACAGGAACTGATAGATGATGGTGAAACCCTGTTACATTTCATTGAATCTTTTGTAAAGAGAGCCAGCacgtttttttcttcttttttgttccTTTATGATGTAATTGCAGCACCTTCTTAGTGCTGATTTTTAACATCTATAACAAgacatttcaaaaaaattaataccTGTTCaagaaaaacttttttttaacatataaatttTGTTCGCGAAGATGGATTAATTCATGTCAAATATCAACATGAAGATTACTCAATCTCACCCTCGTAAAACAAATCAAGTCATTTTTTGAGACGGGGAATACATGGCCTACTTTCCTGAGGCTTGTGCCTCAGGCCCTCAGCCCTTTCACATACTGTTATTTTCACACAGCCACTAAAGTAGAGATATGGAGAGAACAGACAGCTTGACTGTGGACCTTTCTTTGGTTCCTTGTTTGCTCCTATGTTCAGTTTCTGTGTCTCCATAATGtctatgaaaaatatatttatgacCATTCACCAGGAAAATTGAAACtatataaatttattaagaTGCATGACAGCAATGTGTATATTTGGAAGAATCCGTGTCCATTATACACCAAATAGTTGAAAGAAACGAATAAATAAATGAAGACTACTATACACAAAAAACGTCAGGAACTAATAGTTAACACTCCAGAACGTATTTACCATTGTATCAAGGTTTGCAGAATCAGTAACAGGTGGTTGTTGCTTTTCAAGCAGTCCATCTACCAAATCATTAGCATGATCTCCATTTCTTCCGACTTGGTGTTGATATACTTTATAGTAGATCGGAACTGCAACAATTAAAGCAGCGGATGAATGAGCCAGGATGTCAGTACAAAGAAATGGCAATGTCAGCGTAGACTTAGAGCAGAGACTTCCATTGTAAAACTTGTGAGTGAGGAGAAAAGCATAATTCCCACATCATTACAAAAACAGTGAAAGAATTTTTATTCCGAAGAACCATAACATGGAACCAAACCTACCATCATGAGTATTGTGAATCAGATCTGCAACTTCGTCTGCATTCTGCACACTTCTGGTTCGAGAGAGAGAACTCTTGGATATGACACTTGAGTTTGGACAGACGTGGAggacatttttttcttttgaactgGATGTGGCTAGCTTTGTCTTCATTTTTAGTGATGGCATTTGATTCGTACTTGGGATATCTAGCACAATCTGGATCTGAAAGCATCAGTAGTAGGGATTCAAAACCCCTTCAGACAGATAGTATCAGCCACAAGAGACTGTTGTCAAAGAATTGAAAAAACTTTAGAATTCATTGCTATTTCTGAAAGTTAGCATATAGAAAAGTAGAATATATAGCACGATGTTTATAGTCATCGACTGTGTCCAGtgaaataatcaaaagaaaTCATACTCAAATGAATGACAAACCAATAACCAAAACCGCTTTTGATATAAAGGAACAGAGAAAACTCCTGCTGTCATAAACCACacctaaaactcaactattgGCTGAAGCAAACATCAAAAACATCTTTATAGATAATTTTCTGCACTGAATAATTCTCCCCCATCAAAGCatgaaaacaatttttttacCACAATTTGCTAGTTTTTAACAAAAGTTACAAGGGAAGTGAAATCACACCTTCTAATCAGTTCTTTGTAAAGATGGATGATAAGACCAATTTTGTTTGCGGACTCTTTTTATTTGTTCCACACTAACCCATCAAAACTGGACCTGCCAACAAAAACCACCCAATTCACACCACCAAACATACACAAACCTTCTTCCACATAGGCTTGCCGGAGTTGAGTTGTTTTGAGGGAATCCTTTTTATCTCATCAATCAATAATGCCTTAACTGAATTAATTACTTGTTTCACACAATTCTTCTAGTCATGTTTTTTTACTCTTCACTTCCTACATCACTATCTACTCCATAAACGTCATCCTTCATTATTATCTGCTAAAATTGAAGCTTAATTTCCccaaacattaaaaaaatatatagaaaatgaAAGCTTTTTCCCATGAAAAACAAAGATAAGATGCTACTTCTGCCCACCTTTAAAGTTAACCCCATAAAGACTGATTTTTTTCATCAGAACGTTGTAAAGAAGAATCACAGCTGTGGACacaactcttttttttcctctgATTTTTCCTCCCCAGCTCATGGAAACCCAAACTTTTCCTCAAATTAACCTAATTCAGACCGATCAGGAAACCTACAAACCACTGCACCACCCATCTACTCCAGATAAACCATTTTTAATTAAGATCTACAAGAACAAAGGCTCATTTCCTaagtaattcaaaaataaaaatcaaacttctacccaatttttttttaaaaaaaatgaaagcagTATACTGCACATGTAGTCAAGAAAATCATTCTCAATTTTAAACCGCACATGAATAATCCATATTTTCAGAATATTTTCAAAAGGtaactaaaattaaaaattgtatttgtaaagtttataattaaaaaaaattaccagTAATGAAGTTCTCGTATCTAAGAAATTCACATAAACGGAGAAAACCCAAAAccccaaaataattaaaagtaaaCCCAGGAGATCGCAAAGTCAACTTCAATCAACTTTCACCAATTCAATCAAGGAATCACGCATAGCATATCACATAATCCAACGACCAAAACCACAAATGATCAACAGATCAAAAACCctaaacaaaaaaattcaaagtccAAAAACAGCTCAAATTACCAACTTtaaacaaaaaatcaaaaataaacaCTTCCAACAAGAAGATGAAAGGTACTACATACAGAAATAGTGAAAGGTGATTAATGGATGACAGATAAATACACACAGATAGTCAGCCTATAGATACAAATTTCTGTATCTATAGGTCTCTATATTACCTGGTAGAGTCACCCAGcgtctctctctctttctttctctctctaaacgCGCGCTTTTCTCTCTCTTTGGCTCCTTTcttctgtatatatatagagagagacaAAAGATACTGTATTGTCTACGGCTGACACTAGTTTGTATTTTTGTACTTCAAGCTGTAAGCAGTTGTACTTAAGGAATGTGAACACACACacatttcaaaattttcttttttcttcttttatatatatg
The sequence above is a segment of the Solanum dulcamara chromosome 11, daSolDulc1.2, whole genome shotgun sequence genome. Coding sequences within it:
- the LOC129874798 gene encoding uncharacterized protein LOC129874798; the protein is MPSLKMKTKLATSSSKEKNVLHVCPNSSVISKSSLSRTRSVQNADEVADLIHNTHDVPIYYKVYQHQVGRNGDHANDLVDGLLEKQQPPVTDSANLDTMESTIVICKSSSETIFSPSVEPVGVHSESDIPSVEASNDFYVPQLETEDSDSSRSSCEHQTCNVSDFYISDMIVSCMAVEDETIYDDSLTDRFLSEYKCEEPNIFTNVDEEYLLLPFLEDTAAASYSQECRTSGESAIQSDDSSLYMAIHQLRSSEQSDAFTYLESDQAECFDPHIFIRNLPDILERPNILPKESQRCKSITLVLDLDETLVHSTLEHCDDADFTFPVFFSMKEHVVYVKQRPHLRTFLERVAEMFEIVIFTASQSIYAKQLLDILDPDGKIISRRAYRESCIFSDGSYTKDLTVLGVDLAKVVIVDNSPQVFRLQVNNGIPIKSWFDDPSDSALISLLPFLETLADVDDVRPIIAKKFGNKE